The genomic window CACCCTCCCCTGCAGGAAGAGGTACAGGACGGCCGCCAGGATGATCACGCTTCCGCCCGCGACGGCAAACCAGACCGGGGGGACCGGGAGCGCCGAGACGAGCCCGGTGTCGGGAGCGAGCGACCTGAGCGCCGGCTGCACCAGCGCCATGAAGACCGGCGGGAAAAGCCCTCCCAGAAGGGCAAGGGCCGCGAGGAGGCCGATCGGGGCGAGCATGGTGACCGGCGCCTCGTGTCCGTGCGCTGCGGCTTCGGTGCGGGGCTCGCCCAGGAAGGCGATGCCATACAGTTTCACGAAGGCGATCACCGCAACGCCCCCCACCATGGCGAGGAGCGGCGCCCCGAGCGCGATAAAGGGGGCGGCGGAGCGGGCCTCCCCGAAGAAGCCGAGGTAAAGGAGCATCTCGGAGGCGAAGCCGTTGAAGGGAGGGAGACCGCAGATGGCGATGGAACCGCACAGGGCGAAGAAAGCGGTGAAGGGGAGAGGGCGCGCGAGTCCCCCCATCCGATCGAGGTCGCGGGTCCCGGCGGCGTGCATGACGCTCCCGGCGCAGAAAAAGAGCAGCGGCTTGAAGATGGCGTGGTTCAGGACATGGAACAGCGCTGCGGCAAGTCCCAGGAAGGCGAGGCGCGGGTTGCCGCTCCCCTCCCCCAAGAGGAAGAGGCCGATGCCGGTGGTGATGATCCCGAGGTTTTCGATGCTGCTGTAGGCTAGCAGACGCTTGATGTCCTTTTGCGCAGAGGCGACGCAGATCCCGGCAAGGGCCGAGGTGAGCCCCACGGCGGTGAGGAGTGCGCCCCACCATAGCGGGCGCTCCGGCACGAAGGACATGACACGCAGTAACCCGTAGATCCCGACCTTGAGCATCACCCCGGAGAGGAGCGCGGAAACGTGGCTCGGCGCATTGGCATGCGCCGACGGGAGCCACAGGTGCAGCGGCATCATCCCCGCCTTGGAGCCGAAACCGGCCAGGGCAAGGAGGAAAAGGGTGCTGGTGACGCCGCCGGCGACGGCCAGGGACTGCGGCGCCGGAAAGGAGAAGCTCCCGGTGATCCAGAAGAGCGATGCGAAAAGGGCCGTCAGCGCCGCCCCCCCCAAGTGGCTCGCCACCAGGTACACGATCCCGGCGGTTCTCACCTCTTTCTCGCCATGCTCGGCCACGAGCAGGAAGTAGCCGGAAAGCGCCATCACCTCCCACGCCATCATGAAGAAAAATCCGTTTCTCGCCACGACCACCAGGGCCATGGCACAGGCGAGGAGACCATAGAAAAAGGTGACGCTTTTTTCGGAATTATGGGAGGTTGCGGGCCAGTAACCGAGGGCGTAAAGAGAGCCTGCTGGGAAGATGAGGAAGATGGGGATCAGAAAGAATAGAGAGAGAGGGTCGAGGGCGACTTCGCAGGGGCCGAAGGGGAAGTTCCAGTTCAGGATGAAGCTTGCTTCTCCACCGCCGATGAGCAGGTAGAGAATGGAAGGCAGCGCGAGAAGTGAGCTTGTCAGGGCCGCTGCCGAGGCCAGCCGCTGTCCCAGTGTTCCGTGTCTCAGAAAGAGACCGGGCAGCCCGGAACAGCCGGCTAAAACTATTGCGCAAAGGACCAGAAATGCCGGGTCCCGCATCATGTCAAAAAACAACATAACCCACCCTTTCGAACCAGGAACGGATCGCGAATCTGACCATCGAGTTTCAACCTCCCGCGGCGTTCACCACGAAGCGGAAGGGGAGCAAAGCTGCCGGTGCCGCCGCGCCCTGTGCGGCGCGGCACCATGTGTCGCTGCTGTTTACAGGGGTGACAGGGACCTCAACATACTCCCTGAATATCGATTTGTCAAAAAAAGATTATTAATCTTTGAGCTGCGCCGATAAAACAACTGCACGGCTCAAGTTCCTTGTTTTCCTGCCGACTGGGGTTATCATTAAGGCCACACGTCCATCCATTCCGAACGATGTTATACAAAATACCAGATTCATAGTTTTTTTCATCCACTGTCGGGACAGATTACGAAGAAAAAGGGGTGCATCGCGGGGTCCTGGAGTGCCGCTTCCGGGGATGGCCGAAAAGTCTGCCCCCGAAGCGCTGCAGGTGAACCCACGTCCTCCCCTTTGCGAAGGGGAGACAGAGGGGATTTGTCTTGTTAGATCACAGAACCACTAGCTGAGGGGGGCTCGGAGAATAACCAAATCCCCCTGCCCCCCTTCGCAAAGGGGGAGCCTGCCCCCCGTAGCCTTGGCGAAGGGGGGAACGTGGTGCCAGCGGTTACTGCTCCCAGGGAACCCACGTGATTCCCCGGAATTTCCTGAACAACCAAGTAAAAGGAGGGTGACGTGAAGAGTCACGTTTGGCGACCGCTTTTCGTCGCGCTGTTGGTGATCGCCCTGGTGCTGGTGGCGCGCAAGCTCCTGGTGCCGGCCGACTTCGGCGTCGGCGCACGGGGGTACATGTACGGCTGGCACCGCGCCGGGAACGAGCAGCAGTGGAAAGAGGTGGCGGTGAAGTACAAGACCGCGCAGCACTGCATGCAGTGCCACCGAGACAAGTACGACGAGATGAAGGAGTCCCCGCACCGCAACATCAACTGCGAGAACTGTCACGGGCCAGCCCTGAACCACCCGGACGATCCCCACACCCTGACCATAGACCGCAGCCGCGAACTCTGCGCGCGCTGTCACACCCGCCTCCCCTACCCCGGCAGCAGCCGCGGCGTCATGAAGGGGATCGATCCGAAGACGCACAACGTCGGGCTTGACTGCGTGACCTGCCACTGGCCGCACGACCCCAGGAAGGAGGGACACAAGAGATGATCACCAGACGATCCTTCTGTAAAAAGTCGCTGCTCATCGCCGGCGGCCTCGCCGTTCCCCTCGCCGCGCTGGAACTCTTCGACCCGCGCAAACTTCTCGCGGAGAAGGACCAGAAGGGGCCCCGCTGGGTCTTCCTGGTGGACACCCGCAAGTGCGTCGGCTGCGGCTTCTGCGTCAAGGGGTGCAAGGTGGAGAACGAGGTCCCTTACGACGCCAACGTGACCCGCACCTGGGTCGAGCGCTACGTGGTCACCAAGGACGGCAAGACCCACATCGACTCCCCGAAGGGAGCGCGCGATGGCTTCCCGGAAAAGGGGATCGACATCGGCCACGGCAAGTTGGAAGAGATCAGGGACGAGGAGATCGAGAAGGCGTTCTTCGTGCCGAAGCTGTGCAACCAGTGCGACAACCCGCCCTGCGTGCAGGTCTGCCCGGTGGGGGCCACCTACCAGACTGCGGACGGCGTGGTGCTCGTCGACCGCAAGTGGTGCATCGGCTGCGGCTACTGCATCATGGGGTGCCCGTACGGGGTGCGCTTTTTCCACCCGGTCTACCACGTGGCCGAGAAGTGCAACTTCTGCTACCACCGCATCACCAAGGGGATGCAGACCGCTTGCGTCGACAGCTGCGCCTTCGGCGCCCGGCGCGTGGGGAACCTGAGGGACCCGGAAGACCCCGTGACCAAGGTGATCATGACCGAGCGGGTGAACGTGCTTAAGGAAGAATACGGAACCAAGCCGCAGGTGTTCTACCTGGGGCTCTCCAAGGAGGTGAAATAGCCATGGTGCACGGAGAAGCCTGGACCATAAAGGAGTTTTTCACCTACCCCAACGAGTACATCTACTGGACCATCCAGATCGTCATGTACCCCTTCATGACCGGCCTCGTGGCGGGCGCCTTCGTGCTCTCCTCGCTGTACCACGTCTTCGGGGTGAAGCAGTTGAAGGACATCGCACGCTTCTCGCTGGTCTTTTCGTTCGCGCTGTTGCCCGTCGCCATGCTGCCGCTTTTGATGCACCTGCAGCAGCCGCTCAGGGGGATCGAGGTGATGATGACGCCGCACTTCACCTCGGCCATCGCCGCCTTCGGCATCGTCTTCAGCACCTACGGCATGATCGTCGCCTCGGAGCTCTGGTTCGTGTACCGCAAGCACTTCGTCGAGACGGCGCTTTCGCTCAAGGCGCTGCCGCAGCCGGACGCGGCGGACAAGCTGCGCTGCCTCCTCTTCTCGGTCCTCACCCTCGGTGCGTGGGACGTCTCGCACGAGGCGCTGGAGGCTGACGAGCGGGCGGTGAAAAAGCTCGCCGCGGCGGGCATCCCGGTCGCCTGCTTCCTGCACGGCTACGCCGGTTTCATCTTCGGCTCGGTGAAGGCCAACGCGCTCTGGATGACGCCGCTCATGCCGGTCATCTTCATATGTTCCGCGGTCGTCTCCGGTATCGCCCTTTGCATCCTCACCTACATCCTCACCATGGAAATCAGGAAGCAGCTCTCGCTCAGGCGCCGCCTCGCCCATCCCGAGATCCCCTCCATGGAGGAGCTGAAGAGCGCCGAGGCGCACGTAGTCGCCATGACCTCGCGCTACCTCCTCATGTTCATGGTGGCGGCGATCACTCTGGAGCTTCTCGACCTGATCTTCAGGGGGTACACGGCGGTCAAATCGTGGGACATCCTGCGGAGCGTCATCTACGAGCGGGACTTCGTGAACATCTTCGTGATCCAGTACGGGCTGGGGAACCTGGTCCCCTTCTTCCTCTTCCTGATTCCGGGGCTCACCATAAGGCGCGCCACGGTCGGCACGGTGCTCGTGCTTTTAGGGGTCTTCATGATGCGCTGGAACGTCGTCATCGGCGGGCAGGCTTTCTCATCGTCCTTCTCCGGGTTCATGCACTACGTCCTGCCGATTTGGCCGACCAGCATGGAGACCCTGAAGGAAGGGCTCTTCGGCGCCCTCATCGTCGCCATCGTCCCCTTCTGCATCTTCTACGTGCTGAACAAGGTTATGCCGGTGTTTAAAAAGGCGTAAGGCAGTGAGGCGTTCTACGTTCCAGGTTCAACAGCCCGTCCGCACTCCTCCCCCTGGAGGGGGGAGGTCGGGAGGGGGGAAGCTTGACGGCAAAAGCCCCCTCCCCTGCCCTCCCCCTCCGGGCCTACGCCCACCGAAGGGCTATCGACCAGGCGGGGGCGGGTTTATCAAGTCAGCGCAAGCAGCAACACCAGCGTGAGGAAGGTATAGAAGATGTAGATGTTCAACCTGCCGTGCTGAAGCCTGCGCACCGGCGCGGCCTTCTCGAAGAGATACTCCAGGAAGGGAAGGTAGATCTTCTCAAGCGTGGTCTCGGGGACGTGGGTCGCTCGACTGGAAGCCCCCGGGAAAAGCCCCTGCACCTCTTCCCGATGCTCCTCTGGACGGAGCATCACGGAAAACCAGCGCACCACCGTGGAGCCGAACGATGAGGCTGTGTATTGTATTCTCGGCGATGGCCTCAGATAACCGCCCCCCCAGGTGGGGCCGACCTGCACCGGCAACTTGGCGGCGCTCCTGGCAAAGAAGACCCAGAGCAGGACGAGCAATAGAATCAGCCCCAGTCCGAGCAAAGAAATCCAGTTGAAGGGGACCAGATTCCAGATCCCCTGCGAGGCGAGCGCACCCCTGTACTCAACGAGCGCCTCATTCAGAAGATGCCCGAAAAGCCCGGGGAAGAGCCCGATCAGCGCGCAGCACAAGGCAAGCACCCACATCGGCGCCAGCATCCCCCCCGCCGCTTCTTCCCCACCGTCATGCGCACTCGAGCGCGGCGCCCCCAAGAAAACCACCCCGAAGACCTTCACGAAGCAGGCAACCGCCAGCCCCCCTACCAGCGCAAGTACCGGCGCGGCGAGCGCCGGAAGCAACCCGGCGACGCTGCCGGCGGTCCCGACGGCGCTGAAGGAGCCTAAATAGACCATCAGCTCGCTCACGAAACCGTTCAGAGGCGGGAGCCCGCAGATCGCCACCGCCCCGACCAGGAAAAAGAGCGCCGTGTAGGGAAGCCGCCGCGAGACGCCACCCAAGAGGTCGATCTCGCGGGTGTGCACGGCATGGATCACCGATCCCGCGGAAAGGAAGAGCAGCGCCTTGAAAAGCGCGTGGTTCATCACGTGCAGGAGCGCCCCGCCCGCTCCGAGCGCCACCAGCGCAGGTCGCCCCTGGCTGTCACCGATAAGGGCGATCCCGAGCCCCATCATGATGATGCCGATATTCTCGATGCTGTGGTAGGCGAGGAGCCGTTTCAGGTCATGCTGTCCGATGGCGTAGACGACCCCGGCAACGGCCGAGACGCAGCCGAGGAGAAGGACCAGCCCCCCCCACCAGACCGGCGGTGCCGCGAAACCTGAGAAGATGCGCATCATCCCGTAGATGCCGGTCTTCAGCACCAGCCCGGAAAGGATCGCGGAGATGTGGCTCGGCGCGTTGGCGTGGGCTGAGGGGAGCCAGATGTGCAGCGGCATGACGCCCGCCTTCATCCCGAAACCGACGAGGGCGGTGAGGAAGATGCCGGTGGCGACGCCCCCCGCGGCGGGGAGTGTCCCTGCGGCCGGGAAAAGGTATGCGCCGGTCGCGGCGTTGATCAGCGAGAAGGTGGCGAAAAGCGCCAGCGCACCGAGATGCGCCGTGATCAGGTAGAGCGTTCCCGCCTCGCGCACCTGCTCCTTCTCGTCTTCGGCGGTGAGGGCGAAGTAGGCCGCGAAGGCCATCACCTCCCAGGCCATGAGAAAGAGCATCATGCTCTTCGCGATGAAAAGCATGGTGAGCGACGCCCCGAGCAGCCCCAAGAAAAAGGCGAGCTTTCCGCCGTGCGCCGGATGGCGGTCGACGGGCCAGTAGGCGGCGCCGTAAACCGCGCTGCAGCCGATCACGGTATAGACGGGAAGCAGGAAGAAGGCGGAAAGGGGATCGACGCCGATCTCAAGGTCGCCGAAGGGAAGTCCTGAGGGGAGCAAAAAGCTGCCGGTAACGGGGTGAACGAGGGCGAAGAGGGCACCGGCAAGGCCTAGCAGGGAAGCGGCCACCATGAAGGCGACGCCGAACTTCTGGGCGGGACGCGACTCCTTCTGCAGAAGAAGCGGCACACCGGAGACGAGCTGGCAGCCACCGGCGAGCAACAACAGTACAAGGGACGTCGCAGGCTCGCCGGAGAGGAACATGGTCAGCTCCTTTTGCCGCGCTCGCAGCGCCTTGCCGCCTCCATGATGGCCGCGGGATCACAGGCAAGGTTCAGGGAGGCCCGGAATTCCTTGTCGTGCAGGGCGTAAGCGAGTCGTGAAAGCAGGTGCAGATGCACCTTAACCGTGGGACTGGTGATAAGGAAGAGGATGCGCACCGGGAGGCCGTCGAGGGCGCCGAAGTCGATGGGCTTTTCCAGGAAACAAAGGGTGACGGCGGGCAGCGGCTTGTTCTGCAGGAGAATAGGGTTGCGGACGTGAGGGATGGCGATGCCGTCGCCGATGGCGGTGGTGCCGAGGGCCTCGCGGGCCAGAAGCACCTGGAGCAGAAACTCCGGGTCCATCTGCGGGGGAAGCGGCAGGAGGTTCACCATGTTGCGCAGCACGGAGAGCTTGTCGTCGCCGGCTACGCCGCAGTGCACCCCACCCGCCTCGAGCGCCTGGCTGAGCGTGGGGAGCTCGACATCGGCCTGCGCCGCCTCGAACAGCTCCGGCGGCACCTTGATACCGTGCTCGGTCGCCCACTCAAGCAGGTCCACCCGGTTGATCTGGTACGTGCCCCGCACCAGGGTGGCCGGCAGTTTATCCCTCTTGATCCACTTCATGACCGTGCTCTCGTCCTGATGCAGCAGCGCGGCCACTTCCGAAGACTTCATCAACATCGGTTGCTCCCCCAAAGGTCCTGAAAACAGGGTAAGGTATAGCACCGTTAAGACAAAGATACAAGATCGTTAATCTTGAAAAACTTGAATCGAACCGCGCACCTCCACTTTTCCTCTCCCTCCGGGCGAGGGGCAGGGTGAGGGCTTCGGCTGTTGGTAAAAAGAAAGCCCCCGGATCACTCCGGGGGCTTTCTGGTGCGGCCTTTTAACTCTTATTTCTTGGCGTGTTGCTCGCCGCCCGGGACGTCCTGCCCGCCTGCGCTGTGGCAGTCGCTGCAGTTCGCCTTGAAGAGCTCGTCGCCGATGTCGACCGGGTGCACGAACTCACTGTGCTTGCTTCCCTCCAGGATATTCTCCTGCTTCTGGCTAAGGACGGTGTGGCACATGTTGCAGTCCTTGGAGATCACCTTGCCGGTTGCCGTCTTGTGCTTGCCATCGTGGCAGCGGAAGCAACCCGGAGTGTAGAAGTGGCCGATGTGGTTCGGGTAGGTGTTCCAGCTGACCTTCATCGCCGGGAAGAAGTTCCTGTTGTAGATGTCCTGCACCACGGTCACCGCGTGGGCGATCTCCTTGGCCTTGGCCTTGGAAACGTTCGGGTAGTTCTTCGCGTAGTATTCCGGCAGTTCCTTGGCGATGGTCGCCTTGGCCTCTTCCTTGTTCTTGTACGGCCTGGTGAGGATCTCGACCGCGGTCTTCTTCAGGTACGGCAGGGCGATGTCGATGCGCTTGGCGGCCAAGGCCTCGTCCATCTCCACACCCGGGGAGCGGTAGATGTGCGCCGGACGGTTGTGGCAATCGAGGCAGTCCATGACACGCTTTTCAGCCTTGGCGACATCCGCCTTGGAGAGCGGCTTATCAATGTCGAAATACTCGGTGATCGAGCCGTCCTTCTCCTTGACAGCGATGTACGGGATGTTCAGGCGCTGACGGTCGGTCGCGATGTAGCGGACCTCCTGACCGATGTGCCAGTGGATCCCCTTGTTGTGCTGGCTCTTCGGTGTCCCGCCGATGTTGATCAGCATGTTGATCTCGCGGGGAGTGTTCTCCTCGTTCGGCGCATAGTGGTAGAACACCTTCTGGCGCCCGGCGTAGAACTTCTCCGGCCAGTGGCAGTGCTCGCAGGTGTCGCGCGCCGGACGGAGGTTGTCGATCGGAGTCTGGATGGTCTCAGGATAAGTGTGGAAGGCGACCGCGTAGAGCTGCCTCATGCCGGAGATCTTCGCCTTGACGTACCAGGCGGCACCGGGGCCGACGTGGCACTCGACGCATTTAACCTTGGCGTGCGGAGAGTTGGCCCAGGCCACGTGCTCCGGCTCCATTACCTTGTGACAGAGCTCGCCGCAGAAGGTGGTCGACTCGGTGAACTCGTACCCCTTCAGCGAAGCGACCGAGACGATGAGGACGAAACCGATGCTGGCGACGACGAAGAAAATGAACAGATGGCGCTTGTGCGCGTCGTTGAAGTCCACCTTCGGGAAGGGTTCGATCTTCTCTTCGGGGTGCCTGCGCCTTTTCTCCCGCACGATGTAGGCGCCGAGCGGGACCAAAAGCAGACCCACGATGAGCATGCCCGGGAAAAGGAAATAGGTCATCAGACCGAGGTAAGGCTTCTCGACGCCCGTGATCCCCTCGTACGAGAGGAAGCCGATGATCAGGCTGGTCGCGGTGACGGCGAGGATCATGCCGACCAGACTGATCAGGTTCCAGGCGTAGCCGGCATACTTTCTAAGTGCCATAGTGTCGTCTCCTTGCGTGTTTTCGTATGGTTAGCGAAAATAGGGCAGAACCTTACTATCCGACATGACTTATGTCAAAAAAAACTATGTTAATGTATACGCGAAATTTTAAAACAGCTATCTACAAAAAAGTCGCAGAAATCATGCGGGAAATACCACCAGCACTGGAGTTGCCTTTACCATTTTCAAAAACGTCGTTATACTATCAGGAGATCTAATGGTATGCAAGCTTTTACTCATGAGGAGCCGAAGCCGACTCCGGCATGCCTACGACTCGTAGCCGAACTCCTTCAACATGCGGCTGTTGTCGCTCCACTCGCCGCTCACCCGCACGAACAGCTCCAGAAAGACCTTGGCATCGAGCAGGCGTTCGATCTCCTGGCGCGACTGGGTGCCGATCTTCTTGAGCATGTCCCCCCTGCGGCCGATGATGATCCCCTTCTGCGAGTCGCGTTCCACGTTGATGGTCGCCTGGATGGCGACGACGCCGTTTTCGCGCTCCTTGAAGCTGTCCACCACGACGGCGACCGAGTACGGCACCTCGTCGTGCGTCAGCCGGAAGATCTTCTCCCTGATGATCTCGGCGACGATGAAGCGCTCCGGCACGTCGGTCAAGATGTCGTCCGGGAAGTAGCAGGGCCCTTCGGGGAGCAGGCCATGCACCAGTTGCACGAGCTGCTCTACGCCGTCGCCGGTGCTCGCCGAAACCGGGATGATCTCCTTGAACGGGTAGGTGTCGCCGTAGATCCCCATGCGCTCCAAAAGCTCACCCTTGGGGACCAGGTCGATCTTGTTCATCACGAGGATCACGGGCGCCTCCACGCCGGAGAGCACCTCCTTGATCATCCCCGCCTCCTTTTCCGGGTCGGCGGCGCCGTCCACGAGGAAGAGGATCAGGTCGACGCCCTGCACCGAGGAGAGCGCCTCATCTACCATGAACTTGTTGAGACGGGTCTTGGCGCGGTGGATGCCGGGGGTATCGAGGAAGACGATCTGACCGCCGGGGATGTTGTGGATTCCCTTGACCTGATTGCGGGTGGTCTGCGGCTTGTCCGAGGTGATCATGAGCTTCTCACCAAGGATGCGGTTTAACAGCGTGGATTTGCCGACGTTCGGGCGCCCCACGATGGAGACGAAACCGGAACGGAACACCTGTTCAGACATGAATAGCCCTCCTGGCTCTTATATGTAATCAGAAAGCGGTACAACATACGGGAAAAGGTTCAGCAAGGAAAGCTCTCTTTGCGTCCCGGCAGGTGTCGGGGGCACCGACACAGTATACACCGAAGCGGCGCAATGCCTAGTGCTGCGGGTGTAGGTCCGGGCGACGGGCGTAACGCACCCCGCCTTCCAACTTAAGAGAGATGAGCTCCGGGGCGAGTGCCGCGTCCTCGTGAACCGAGGCGTCAACACCGTGTTGCTCGCCAAGGCGCGCGAGGTTCCCCCTCTTCTGCCCGACGAGGTCGGAAACCCT from Geomonas ferrireducens includes these protein-coding regions:
- a CDS encoding proton-conducting transporter transmembrane domain-containing protein; this encodes MLFFDMMRDPAFLVLCAIVLAGCSGLPGLFLRHGTLGQRLASAAALTSSLLALPSILYLLIGGGEASFILNWNFPFGPCEVALDPLSLFFLIPIFLIFPAGSLYALGYWPATSHNSEKSVTFFYGLLACAMALVVVARNGFFFMMAWEVMALSGYFLLVAEHGEKEVRTAGIVYLVASHLGGAALTALFASLFWITGSFSFPAPQSLAVAGGVTSTLFLLALAGFGSKAGMMPLHLWLPSAHANAPSHVSALLSGVMLKVGIYGLLRVMSFVPERPLWWGALLTAVGLTSALAGICVASAQKDIKRLLAYSSIENLGIITTGIGLFLLGEGSGNPRLAFLGLAAALFHVLNHAIFKPLLFFCAGSVMHAAGTRDLDRMGGLARPLPFTAFFALCGSIAICGLPPFNGFASEMLLYLGFFGEARSAAPFIALGAPLLAMVGGVAVIAFVKLYGIAFLGEPRTEAAAHGHEAPVTMLAPIGLLAALALLGGLFPPVFMALVQPALRSLAPDTGLVSALPVPPVWFAVAGGSVIILAAVLYLFLQGRVQGRSASGPTWGCGYLRPSPRIQYTGSSFGAFFSSLSGALIRTRLHVDPVRGLAPAAARLSYAPEETLLHRVVLPFLNIAGVACAFLRRLQHGEVQIYILYIFATLMLLLLWVH
- a CDS encoding multiheme c-type cytochrome, whose amino-acid sequence is MKSHVWRPLFVALLVIALVLVARKLLVPADFGVGARGYMYGWHRAGNEQQWKEVAVKYKTAQHCMQCHRDKYDEMKESPHRNINCENCHGPALNHPDDPHTLTIDRSRELCARCHTRLPYPGSSRGVMKGIDPKTHNVGLDCVTCHWPHDPRKEGHKR
- a CDS encoding 4Fe-4S dicluster domain-containing protein: MITRRSFCKKSLLIAGGLAVPLAALELFDPRKLLAEKDQKGPRWVFLVDTRKCVGCGFCVKGCKVENEVPYDANVTRTWVERYVVTKDGKTHIDSPKGARDGFPEKGIDIGHGKLEEIRDEEIEKAFFVPKLCNQCDNPPCVQVCPVGATYQTADGVVLVDRKWCIGCGYCIMGCPYGVRFFHPVYHVAEKCNFCYHRITKGMQTACVDSCAFGARRVGNLRDPEDPVTKVIMTERVNVLKEEYGTKPQVFYLGLSKEVK
- the nrfD gene encoding NrfD/PsrC family molybdoenzyme membrane anchor subunit; this encodes MVHGEAWTIKEFFTYPNEYIYWTIQIVMYPFMTGLVAGAFVLSSLYHVFGVKQLKDIARFSLVFSFALLPVAMLPLLMHLQQPLRGIEVMMTPHFTSAIAAFGIVFSTYGMIVASELWFVYRKHFVETALSLKALPQPDAADKLRCLLFSVLTLGAWDVSHEALEADERAVKKLAAAGIPVACFLHGYAGFIFGSVKANALWMTPLMPVIFICSAVVSGIALCILTYILTMEIRKQLSLRRRLAHPEIPSMEELKSAEAHVVAMTSRYLLMFMVAAITLELLDLIFRGYTAVKSWDILRSVIYERDFVNIFVIQYGLGNLVPFFLFLIPGLTIRRATVGTVLVLLGVFMMRWNVVIGGQAFSSSFSGFMHYVLPIWPTSMETLKEGLFGALIVAIVPFCIFYVLNKVMPVFKKA
- a CDS encoding proton-conducting transporter transmembrane domain-containing protein translates to MFLSGEPATSLVLLLLAGGCQLVSGVPLLLQKESRPAQKFGVAFMVAASLLGLAGALFALVHPVTGSFLLPSGLPFGDLEIGVDPLSAFFLLPVYTVIGCSAVYGAAYWPVDRHPAHGGKLAFFLGLLGASLTMLFIAKSMMLFLMAWEVMAFAAYFALTAEDEKEQVREAGTLYLITAHLGALALFATFSLINAATGAYLFPAAGTLPAAGGVATGIFLTALVGFGMKAGVMPLHIWLPSAHANAPSHISAILSGLVLKTGIYGMMRIFSGFAAPPVWWGGLVLLLGCVSAVAGVVYAIGQHDLKRLLAYHSIENIGIIMMGLGIALIGDSQGRPALVALGAGGALLHVMNHALFKALLFLSAGSVIHAVHTREIDLLGGVSRRLPYTALFFLVGAVAICGLPPLNGFVSELMVYLGSFSAVGTAGSVAGLLPALAAPVLALVGGLAVACFVKVFGVVFLGAPRSSAHDGGEEAAGGMLAPMWVLALCCALIGLFPGLFGHLLNEALVEYRGALASQGIWNLVPFNWISLLGLGLILLLVLLWVFFARSAAKLPVQVGPTWGGGYLRPSPRIQYTASSFGSTVVRWFSVMLRPEEHREEVQGLFPGASSRATHVPETTLEKIYLPFLEYLFEKAAPVRRLQHGRLNIYIFYTFLTLVLLLALT
- a CDS encoding PTS sugar transporter subunit IIA, encoding MLMKSSEVAALLHQDESTVMKWIKRDKLPATLVRGTYQINRVDLLEWATEHGIKVPPELFEAAQADVELPTLSQALEAGGVHCGVAGDDKLSVLRNMVNLLPLPPQMDPEFLLQVLLAREALGTTAIGDGIAIPHVRNPILLQNKPLPAVTLCFLEKPIDFGALDGLPVRILFLITSPTVKVHLHLLSRLAYALHDKEFRASLNLACDPAAIMEAARRCERGKRS
- a CDS encoding NapC/NirT family cytochrome c; the encoded protein is MALRKYAGYAWNLISLVGMILAVTATSLIIGFLSYEGITGVEKPYLGLMTYFLFPGMLIVGLLLVPLGAYIVREKRRRHPEEKIEPFPKVDFNDAHKRHLFIFFVVASIGFVLIVSVASLKGYEFTESTTFCGELCHKVMEPEHVAWANSPHAKVKCVECHVGPGAAWYVKAKISGMRQLYAVAFHTYPETIQTPIDNLRPARDTCEHCHWPEKFYAGRQKVFYHYAPNEENTPREINMLINIGGTPKSQHNKGIHWHIGQEVRYIATDRQRLNIPYIAVKEKDGSITEYFDIDKPLSKADVAKAEKRVMDCLDCHNRPAHIYRSPGVEMDEALAAKRIDIALPYLKKTAVEILTRPYKNKEEAKATIAKELPEYYAKNYPNVSKAKAKEIAHAVTVVQDIYNRNFFPAMKVSWNTYPNHIGHFYTPGCFRCHDGKHKTATGKVISKDCNMCHTVLSQKQENILEGSKHSEFVHPVDIGDELFKANCSDCHSAGGQDVPGGEQHAKK
- the era gene encoding GTPase Era, which codes for MSEQVFRSGFVSIVGRPNVGKSTLLNRILGEKLMITSDKPQTTRNQVKGIHNIPGGQIVFLDTPGIHRAKTRLNKFMVDEALSSVQGVDLILFLVDGAADPEKEAGMIKEVLSGVEAPVILVMNKIDLVPKGELLERMGIYGDTYPFKEIIPVSASTGDGVEQLVQLVHGLLPEGPCYFPDDILTDVPERFIVAEIIREKIFRLTHDEVPYSVAVVVDSFKERENGVVAIQATINVERDSQKGIIIGRRGDMLKKIGTQSRQEIERLLDAKVFLELFVRVSGEWSDNSRMLKEFGYES